A stretch of the Panicum virgatum strain AP13 chromosome 9N, P.virgatum_v5, whole genome shotgun sequence genome encodes the following:
- the LOC120692705 gene encoding protein DETOXIFICATION 48-like translates to MCNAAGSDTALPPAPAPLPPLGSFMASAHQLLRPVDGDDAGGHALQLSKVAGEARAIGRVSVPTAVTGLVMYSRALISMLFLGRLGELALAGGSLALGFANITGYSVLSGLALGMEPICGQAFGARRGKLLALALHRTVLLLLAVALPISLLWVTSTGYILKLLGQDEGVADAAQTFAAYASADLAVLAVLHPLRVYLRSQNLTLPITACSLFSVLLHGPINYLFVEHLGMGVAGVALAVALTDLNLLLALLCFLAISGAHRDSWVGPTSDCLRGWPALLRLAVPTATAVCLEWWWYELMIVLSGLLANPRATVASMGILIQATSLVYVFPSSLGQGASTRVSHQLGAGRPGGAQRAAGAALSIGVAVGLAAATFMVSVRNHWGRMFTSDADILRLTAVALPIAGLCELGNCPQTAGCGVLRGSARPASGARINLASFYLVGMPVGVALAFGARLGFAGLWLGLLAAQAACAVWMARAVAGTDWDVEVSRAKELTKASTSNNHSSECNATTPASDVTTVIATIATGGTTTNSNAAAAGCKNSSGYVPVSESSGGNDNELEKLEAGLMIPSDDDATSATGGDTDAVVGENHGSSCSSSSSGGAGTTTATEGKEQRGGPERAPLISVGDGAHDGDGQGGGQV, encoded by the exons atGTGCAACGCCGCCGGGAGCGACACCgccttgccgccggcgccggcgcctttGCCGCCGCTCGGCTCCTTCATGGCCTCCGCGCACCAGCTCCTCCGCCccgtcgacggcgacgacgccggcggccaTGCGCTGCAGCTCTCCAAG GTGGCCGGCGAGGCGCGGGCGATCGGCCGGGTGTCGGTGCCGACGgcggtgacggggctcgtcatgTACTCGCGGGCGCTCATCTCCATGCTCTTCCTGGGGCGGCTGGGCgagctcgcgctcgccggcgggtcGCTGGCGCTCGGCTTCGCCAACATCACCGGCTACTCCGTGCTCTCGGGCCTCGCGCTCGGCATGGAGCCCATCTGCGGCCAGGCCTtcggcgcgcgccgcggcaaGCTGCTCGCGCTCGCGCTGCACCGcaccgtgctgctgctgctcgccgtcgcgctgcCCATCTCCCTCCTGTGGGTCACCTCCACGGGGTACATACTCAAGCTGCTGGGACAGGACGAGGGCGTCGCGGACGCCGCGCAGACGTTCGCCGCGTACGCGTCGGCGGACCTCGCCGTGCTGGCCGTGCTGCACCCGCTGCGCGTCTACCTCCGGTCGCAGAACCTGACGCTTCCCATCACGGCGTGCTCCCTCTTCTCCGTGCTGCTGCACGGGCCCATCAACTACCTCTTCGTGGAGCACCTCGGCATGGGCGTCGCCGGGGtggcgctcgccgtcgcgctcaCCGACCTCAACCTGCTCCTCGCGCTCCTCTGCTTCCTCGCCATCTCGGGCGCGCACAGGGACTCGTGGGTGGGCCCCACCTCCGACTGCCTCCGCGGCTGGCCGGCGCTGCTCCGCCTGGCGGTCCCCACCGCCACGGCGGTCTGCCTCGAGTGGTGGTGGTACGAGCTCATGATCGTGCTGTCCGGGCTCCTGGCCAACCCGCGCGCCACCGTGGCGTCCATGGGCATCCTCATCCAGGCCACGTCGCTCGTCTACGTGTTCCCCTCCTCGCTGGGCCAGGGCGCGTCCACGCGCGTCAGCCACCAGCTCGGCGCGGGCCGCCCCGGGGGCGCtcagcgcgccgccggcgccgcgctctCCATCGGCGTCGCCGTGGGCCTGGCGGCCGCCACCTTCATGGTGTCCGTGCGCAACCACTGGGGCCGCATGTTCACGTCGGACGCGGACATCCTCCGGCTGACGGCCGTGGCGCTCCCCATCGCGGGGCTCTGCGAGCTCGGCAACTGCCCGCAGACGGCCGGCTGCGGCGTCCTCCGCGGCAGCGCCCGGCCGGCCAGCGGCGCGCGCATCAACCTGGCCTCCTTCTACCTGGTGGGCATGCCGGTGGGCGTGGCGCTGGCGTTCGGCGCTCGGCTGGGGTTCGCCGGGCTGTGGCTGGGCCTCCTGGCGGCGCAGGCCGCCTGCGCCGTCTGGAtggcgcgcgcggtggcgggcACCGACTGGGACGTGGAGGTGTCGCGCGCCAAGGAGCTGACCAAAGCCAGCACCAGCAACAACCACAGCAGCGAGTGCAACGCCACCACCCCGGCTAGTGATGTTACCACTGTGATCGCCACTATCGCCACAGGCGGCACTACTACCAACagcaatgccgccgccgccggctgcaagAACAGCAGCGGCTACGTGCCGGTCAGCGAGAGCAGCGGCGGCAACGACAACGAGCTGGAGAAGCTGGAGGCCGGCCTGATGATTCccagcgacgacgacgccaCCAGCGCCACCGGAGGCGACACGGATGCCGTGGTTGGGGAGAATCACGGCAGCAGCTGCAGTAGCAGTAGCAGTGGCGGTGCTggcacgacgacggcgacggaggGAAAGGAGCAGAGGGGCGGGCCGGAGCGGGCCCCGCTCATCAGTGTGGGGGACGGGGCGCACGATGGCGACGGCCAAGGAGGTGGCCAGGTCTAA